Sequence from the Pseudophaeobacter arcticus DSM 23566 genome:
CGCGACGCGATGAAAAAGCCTGTCGAGGTTGCAGGTATCGACGCCGCAGACATGCGCGAACAGCAGGTCTGATCCGGATGGAGCTGCCCTTTGATCTGACGGCAGGCCAAGGGGCATATCTGGCCGCTGCATTATTTGCAGCGGCCTATATCCGCGGCTACTCTGGCTTTGGGTTTTCCGCGATCTTTATTATTCTGGCCGCCCTGACCACCAATCCGCTGCCACTGATCCCGGTGATTTTTGCCTGTGAAATTACCATGACCCTGTTTCAGGCCCGGGGCATTCGCGCCCATGTGGACTGGTCCCGTGTGCGTCCCTTGCTGATTGGGGCTGCCATCGCCACCATTCCATCCGTGACCGTCATGGCCCATCTCGGTGAAAATCAGGCGCGACTGGCTATCTCAGCCGTTATTTTGATGCTGAGCCTGATCCTGCTGAGCGGCTGGCAGCTGCGTCGCCAGATTGGCTTTGGTGGCAATCTCTCGGTTGGTTTTTTGTCCGGCATGGTCAATAGCGCCGGTGTTGGTGGCCTGCCTGCGGCGGCCTTCCTGACCGCGCAACCGCTGGCCCCGGCGGTGTTTCGCGCCACCATGATTGTCTTTCTCACTGGCATTGACCTGATGGCCCTGCCGGTGATGCATGCCAATGGTCTGACTGGCGGCGAGACCCTCATTGGTGTGCTGCTGGCCTTTCCCATTCTGGGGCTTGGCATCTGGGCCGGGGGACTGCGGTTTTCCTCTGCCTCACAGGCGCAGTTTCGCCGGGTGATCGTCATTCTGCTGACCCTGTTTTCCGTTCTCAACATCCTGAAGGTGGTGCTATGAGCGATCCTACAGATATCCTGGTGCTGAATACCGGGTCTTCATCTGTAAAATTCGCGGTCTTTGACGCCCAGCTGCACGAACGGATAAGCGGTGTCGCCGATGGCATTGGCGGCAGTGGAATCCTGCGCATCGGCGCACACAAGGAAGTGCTGGCTCTGCCTGATCACAGGCAGGCCCTCATGGCGGTTCTGGACCGGCTCACCCAGCGAGGCACGGGCCCGGACAGCCTGCGCGCGGTGGCGCATCGGGTGGTCCATGGTGGCACGAGCCTTACCATGCCCACGCGTATCACCCCAACCGTGCGCGCCGCGATCCAGGCATGTGTGCCGCTGGCACCGCTGCACAACCCGCACGCGCTGTTGGCGATTGATGCCCTGGACCACCTGGCACCGGATCTGCCGCAATACGCCAGTTTTGACACCGCCTTTCACGCCACCACCCCCGAAGTCGCCAGCCGCTACGCCCTGCCGCCTCAGGCTGAGGCTCTGGGTCTGCGCCGCTACGGGTTTCACGGGCTGTCCTACGCCTCAGTCTGCCGCCGGTTGCCAGAGATTTCGGCCGCGCCGCTTCCCGCCAGGCTGCTGGCGCTCCACCTCGGCAACGGCGCCTCTATCTGCGCCATCAAGAACGGCCAGTCCGTGGGCACAACCATGGGGTATTCCCCGCTGGAAGGGCTGACCATGGGCACCCGTGTCGGCACCCTGGACCCCAATGCCACACTCAGGCTGGCAGAAGAAATTGGCCTGCGCGAGACCAAGGAGATGTTGAACACCCAGTCCGGTCTTGCAGGTCTGTCTGGCGGCTTGTCCGACATGCGGGCGCTGGAACAGGCGGGCACGCCTGAGGCGCAGTTTGCAATTGAACATTTCTGCTACTGGGCCATTCGCCACGGGCACAGTCTGATCGGCGCCATGGGGGGCTGCGATGCCATCGCCTTTACCGGCGGCATTGGCGAGAACGCCCGCAATATTCGCGCCCGTATCCTTGATGGCTTTGCCTGGCTTGGCTGCAGCATCGACCCAGAGAAAAACGCCCAAAACGCCCCCTGCCTGACCACATCCACAGCAACGCCCACGGCCTGGATCGTTCCGACAGAGGAAGAACGCCAGATCGCCCTGGATGCCGACACCCTGATCGGAGCGGCCACATGAGCGTGACAGCACAGTCCCTTTTCTTTTCAAAACGTCACAACACCTGTGCCCCTTTCGGCAGGCAAAAGAAGCTGTCTCTCACTGCCGGGTATCCGTTGCGAAGGTCATATAGCCCAGGCCTGCGCCCCCCCGTTCTGAAAGCTCTGCTGTGACCAGCGCGATCCTGCCCAGCCGGACAAGGCAGAAGGTCCAGACCCTGCGCGCCAGCAGCAAAAAGCTGTTTCCTGGCGTTGCGGTGGCGCTGATTGTCGCCGTCACCGCGCAGTTTCTGGCAGACCATTACGCCACCCCGGCGATGCTGCTGGCATTGCTTTTAGGCATCGCCGTGAGCTTCCTGGGCGAAGAAGGCAAAACAGTTCCCGGCGTCGCCTTTTCGGCGCGGTCGCTGCTGCGTCTGGGCATTGCCTTGTTGGGCGTGCGGGTCTCGATGGGGTTGATGATGGCCCTGGGGTGGGATCTCATCGCGCTGGTTGTGGGCGGTGTGATTGCCACCATTGGTTTTGGCCTGCTGGTGGCACGGTTCTTTGGCCATGGCTGGCGCTTTGCCCTGCTCACCGCCGGGTCCGTGGCGATCTGTGGCGCCTCCGCCGCCATGGCGATCAGTGCGATCCTGCCCCGCGACGAGCGTTCCGAGGAGCGACTGATCTTTACCGTGATGGGCGTCACCGTGCTGTCGACCATTGCCATGATCGCCTATCCTGTCTTGGTGAATTTCCTCGCGTTGAACCCGGTCCAGGCCGGCGTGTTTCTGGGCGGGACCATTCATGATGTCGCTCAGGTGGTCGGCGCGGGCTTTTCGATCTCGGAGCAGACCGGCGATACAGCCACTCTGGTAAAGCTGATGCGCGTCGCCATGCTGGCCCCGATTGTATTGATGGCCTCGCTGATGATCCGCTCCTTTGCCGAGCTGCCCAAAGATGGCCCCCGTCCGCCGCTGTTGCCTGGCTTTGTGGTTGCTTTTCTATTGCTCGCCGGGCTCAATTCCTTTGGGCTGATCCCAGCTATTGTCAGCGATTTTCTCAGCCAGTGGTCACGCTGGCTGCTGCTCACCGCCATTGCTGCTGTGGGCATGAAGACCAATCTAAAACAGGTACTGGCCGTTGGAGGCGCGGCCATCGCCTTAATCATCCTAGAAACAGCGTTCATTGCCGGGCTCATCCTGGCAGGGATCACGGTCCTGACCTGAATTCCGGTTTGAACAGACAAAGATAAGGGAGGCCAGATGACGTTCCAGCAACCCCGGGTGGAGACATCCCCCAAGGTATCAGACGAGATCCGCCAGACCACCTGCTACATGTGTGCATGCCGCTGTGGCATCAACGTACATATGAAGACCAATGAGGACGGCAAGAAAGAGGTCGCCTATATCGAAGGCAACCGCGATCACCCGGTCAACAAGGGCGTGCTCTGCGCCAAGGGCTCTGCCGGCATCATGCAGGTCAATGCGCCTTCACGGCTCAAGGCGCCGCTGAAACGCGTTGGCCCCCGTGGGTCTGGCGAGTTTGAGGAAATCTCCTGGGACGAGGCGCTGGAAATCGCCGCTGGCTGGCTGGAACCAATCCGCCAAGATGATCCCTCCAAGCTGGCCTTTTTTACTGGCCGGGATCAGTCGCAGTCTTTCACCGGCTTCTGGGCGCAGAACTTTGGCACCTGCAACTACGCGGCGCATGGCGGCTTTTGCTCGGTCAATATGGCGACGGCCGGCATCTATACCATGGGCGGCGCCTTTTGGGAGTTCGGCCAGCCCGACTGGGACCACACCAAATTGTTCATGCTGTTTGGCGTGGCAGAAGATCACGACAGCAACCCGATCAAAATGGGCCTCGGCAAGATCAAGGCCCGCGGCGCGCGGGTGATCGGCGTCAATCCAATCCGCTCAGGCTATAACGCCATCGCAGATGACTGGGTTGGCATCACCCCCGGCACCGACGGGCTGTTCATTCTGGCGCTGGTGCATGAGCTGATGAAGGCCGGCAAGATCGATCTCGATTACCTCAGCCGCTACACCAATGCGCCGGTGCTGGTGAACCAGGACCCCAATTCACCAGACAAGGGCCTGTTCCTGCGCGACGACCACGGCACCCCGCTGGTGATCAACCGCAAGTCCGGCAAACTGGCCCCTTTTGACATGCACGGCGTGCGCCCCGACCTGGGCGGCAGTTTCAAGATGGGTGATGTCACCCATGTCTCGGTCTTCCAACTGATGGCCCAGCGTTACCTGAAAGACAAATACGCCCCCGAAGCCGTGGCCGAGCGCTGCGGCATCCCGGCCAAACGCATCCGTGCCATCGCCGCCGAACTGGCCCGCGTCGCCTTTGACGAAGCCTTTGAACTGGACCAGGAATGGACAGATTTTCGCGGCGAAAAACACGACAAAATGATCGGCCGCCCCGTGGCCATGCACGCCATGCGCGGTGTCTCAGCCCATGCCAACGGCTTTCAGACCTGCCGCGCCCTGCATGTCTTGCAGATCCTGCTTGGCACGGTCGAGGCCCCCGGTGGTTTCCGCTTCAAACCGCGCTATCCCAAACCGGTAGAGGCCCACCCAGCCCCCCATTGTCGTGTCACCCCCAACAAACCGCTGGATGGCCCGCACCTGGGCTTTGTGCATGGCCCCGAGCATCTGGCGCTGAAAAGTGATGGCAGCCCGGCGCGCATCGATAAGGCCTTCACCTGGGAAAACCCGATGTCCAGCCACGGGCTGATGCATATGGTGATCTCCAACGCCCATGCAGGCGACCCCTACAAGATCGACACATTGTTCATGTATATGGCCAATATGTCGTGGAACTCCTCGATGAACACTGGCGGCGTGATCGAGATGCTGACAGACAAGGACGCCGACGGCGACTACAAGATCCCCCGCATTATCTATTCCGATGCCTATTCTTCGGAAATGGTGGCCTATGCCGATCTGATCCTGCCCGATACCACCTATCTTGAACGCTATGACTGTATTTCCATGCTGGACCGCCCGATCTGCGAAGCCGACGGCGCCGCCGACGCGATCCGCTGGCCAGTGATCGAACCCGACCGGGATGTACGGGGGTTTCAGACCGTTTTGGTGCAATTGGCCAACAAAATGAAACTGCCCGGCTTTACCCATGAGGACGGCAGCGCCAAATGGCAGGACTACGCCGACTATATCATCAACCACGAGCGTAAACCCGGCATCGGCCCGCTGGCAGGTTTTCGAGGCCCCGATGGCGACAAATCCGGACGCGGTGCGCCAAACCCGCAGCAGCTGGACAAATATATCAAAAACGGCGGCTTCTTTGTCGAACATATCCCCACCGAGGCCAGCTACTTCAAGCCCTGGAACATGGCCTATCAGGACTGGGCGGTGGGAATGGGCCTCTATGACAGCCCGCAGCCCTATCTGTTTCAACTCTATGTGGAGCCGATGCGCAAATTCCAGCTGGCCGCCGAAGGCCACGGTGAACGCCAGCCCCCGGAACACCTGCGTCAGCGCATCAAAGACACCATGGACCCGCTGCCGATCTGGTATCAGACCGACCAGCAGGGCAACGAGGGTTTCACCGTCAACGCTCTGACCCAACGCCCCATGGCGATGTACCACTCCTGGGGCAGTCAAAACGCCTGGCTCCGCCAGCTGCATGGACACAACCCGCTCTATATGCCGACAAAACTGATGCGGCAGCACGATTTGGCGGATGGCGACTGGGCCCGCATCTCCTCTCCCCATGGTGAAATCACTGTGCCGGTGATGGAAATGGCCGCGCTCAATGACAACACGGTCTGGACCTGGAACGCCATCGGCAAACGCAAAGGCACCTGGGGTCTGCAGGAAGACGCCCCCGAGGCGACCAAGGGTTTCCTGCTAAATCATCTGATCCACGAGCTCATGCCCGCCAAAGGCGACGGGCTGCGCTGGGCCAACAGCGACCCTATTACCGGTCAGGCCGCTTGGTTCGACCTCAAGGTGAAAATCGAAAAAGCCGGCGCGCCACAGGATTTCACCGAAAGCCAGCCGACACTGGCGTCGATCAAGTCTCCTGTCGGCACCGGCCCCAAAAATCTGGCCTGGAAGGTGGGAAAATGACCAAGCTCTTTCTCTGGCTCCCCGCCGCTTCATTTGGCCCCAAATATCCCGGGGTCCGGGGCAGCGCCCCGGTCCGTCCCAGCCCAAAACCGGAGGCCTGTTCTGATGACTGAACTCCCGACCACGACCAGCCGCAAGATGGGCCTGGTCATCGACCTGGATACCTGCGTTGGCTGCCATGCCTGTGTGATCTCCTGTAAAGGCTGGAACACCGAAAACTATGGCGCGCCGCTGTCAGATCAGGATGCCTATGGCGCCGCACCTGTCGGCACCTTCCTCAACCGGGTTCACAGTTTCGAGGTGCAGCCCGCTGCCACAGCGGCGCAGCCCGCCCCGGCAGCGCAGCTGATCCATTTCCCCAAATCCTGCCTGCACTGCGAAGACGCCCCCTGCGTCACCGTCTGCCCCACCGGCGCCAGCTACAAACGGGTTGAGGACGGCATTGTACTGGTCAATGAAAGTGACTGCATCGGCTGTGGGCTTTGCGCCTGGTCCTGCCCCTATGGCGCCCGCGAGCTGGATCTGGCCGAAGGTGTGATGAAGAAATGCACCCTTTGCGTCGATCGGATTTACAATGAAAACCTGCCGGAAGTGGACCGTGTCCCCTCCTGTGTGCGCACCTGCCCTGCCGGGGCACGCCACTTTGGGGATCTTGGTGACCCAGACAGCGCGGTCAGCCAGTTGGTGGTTGAGCGCGGCGGCATGGATCTGATGCCCGAGATGGGCACCAAGCCGGTAAACAAATACCTGCCGCCGCGCCCCAAAGACAAACTGGAAGAGCAGATAGATATTCTGGCACCGCTGCTGGCGCCAGTCACTGAAACCCCCGGCGGCTTCCTTGGCTGGCTCGACAAGGCCCTCGACAAACTGCCCGGTGAATCATCCAGTCAGTCTTCTGGCCAGTCTCCAGACCAGTCTTCAGGAGGGATCGCCTGATGCATCCAGCACCATCCGTCATTCTCTTTACCACCCTCTCTGGGCTTGGCTTTGGACTGCTGGCCTTTCTCGGCCTCGGCTATCCAGGCGTCACTGGCTGGGTGGCCTTTGTCTTCTACGCCATTGCCTACGGGCTGGCAGTTGGCGGCTTGCTGGCCTCGACCTTCCACCTTGGCCACCCGGAACGCGCGCTCAAGGCCTTTAGCCAATGGCGCACAAGCTGGCTCAGCCGCGAAGGCATATGCGCCGTGGCGGCGCTGCTGGTGATGGGGCTCTATGCCATTGGTGCTGTCTTTTTTGAAAACCTCTGGCCTGTTCTGGGCATGATCGGCGCGGGGCTCAGCCTCGGCACGGTCTTTACCACCTCAATGATCTACACCCAGCTCAAGACCATTCCACGTTGGAACATGCCGCTGACTCCGGTGATGTTCCTCAGCTTTTCCCTAGCCGGAGGTGCCCTGCTGGCCGGGCAAGAGAGCCTCGCCACCTGGCTCTTGCTGGCGGCCGCAGCGGTACAGCTGGCCTACTGGTGGCAGGGCGACAAGGCCTTTGCCGCCTCCGGCACCACCATGGCCAGTGCCACCGGTCTGGGCGCCGAGGGGGCCACTGTGCGCGCCTTTGAGCCACCCCATACCGGCAGCAACTACCTGTTGCGGGAATTTGTGCATGTGGTGGGGCGCAGACACGCGCAAAAGCTGCGGGCCATAGCGTTGATCCTGGGCTTTGCCCTGCCTGTTCTGTTCCTGGTGCTGCCAGTGGACTCCAGCCTGGTCAAACATCTGCTGGCCGCCTTTGCTGTGCTGTCACATATGGCTGGGATTGCCGTCTCACGCTGGCTGTTCTTTGCCCAGGCGGAACATGTGGTGGGACTGTACTACGGCAAGCGCTGAGCCGCAAAAAACCGCCGCCACATAAAAAGCGCTCATCCGGGGCGCTTTTTTAGTCTGCCCGTGTCACAGCCCCCAGTGCTGCCTCGTCCTGTTTGCATGCCGTCAAAACAGGAGACACCCATGACAGCCCGTATCGACCAGTTCGCCGCCGCCCCCGACCTGATGAAATCCATGCTCGCGATGGAGGAAACAATTGTCGGCAGCGGGTTGGAACATAGCCTGATTGAGCTGGTGAAACTGCGCGCCTCGCAGATCAACCACTGCGCCTTTTGCATCCACATGCACACGCATGACGCCCGCGCCAACGGAGAAAGCGACACCCGAATGCATCTGCTGCACGCCTGGCAGGAGTCCTCGCTGTTCACCCCCCGCGAGCGCGCCGCCCTGGGCTGGACCGAATGCCTGACCGAAGTGGCAACCCGCGGCGCCCCAGACAGCGCCTATGCGGCCCTGGCCGCGCAGTTTGATCGCCGCGAACAAGTGGCCGTGACATTGTTGATCACCACGATCAATGCCTGGAACCGGCTTGCCATTGGTTTTGCCATGCCACATCCTGTCGATCAGGAGGCAGCTACCGCGTGACACATCAGGCAACTGATCCAGAAACAGAGGTGTTTCTACAGATGCGGCCGCGCTTGTTTGCGGCCGCCTATCGGATGCTGGGCAGTGTCAGCGATGCTGAAGACATCCTGCAAGAGGCCTATCTGCGCTGGCAGAGAGCCGACCGCTCACTGGTACAAGCGCCCGCTGGCTACCTGATACGGATCACCACCCGGCTGTGTCTGGATCAGATCAAATCCGCACGTGTGCGGCGCGAAACCTATCCCGGGGAATGGTTGCCCGAACCGGTGCTGACCGAGGACCCAACCGCGCTGCTGGATCAGGATGTCACCGTGGCCCTGCTGCTGGCGCTGGAACGGCTGTCACCGCTGGAGCGCGCAGCGTTTTTGCTGCATGATATCTTTGATGGCGCCTATGCCGATATAGCCGCAACATTGAATCGCTCTCCCGAGGCCTGCCGCCAACTGGCCGCGCGGGCGCGGCGTAAAGTACAGCAGCTATCGCCAAAGGCACCAGAACCAAGCCAACACGGCATGGTGCTTGCCGAGGCCTTTTTTCGGGCCTCCAAGACGGGCGACACCGCTGCATTAAGCCAACTTCTCGCTCAGGACGTCGTGCTGATCTCGGATGGCGGAGGCAAGGCTACCGCCGCGCTCAATCCGATCTACGGGGTGGACCGGGTGGCGCGGCTGCTGGACGGGGTGGCGCGCAAAGCCGGGCGCAGACTGCCGGCCAACTGGCGGCTTTGTCGGCTCAACAGATTGCCAGCCGTGTTGTCCCGGGCAGAGGACGGAGTGCTTGAAACGGCGGCGATTGAAATCCAGGACGGCCGGATCACGCGCATCTATGTGACCCGCAACCCAGACAAGACCCGGCATCTGGAGATGGCATTGGTCTAACAAAACGGGTCCAAGCACATGGCGGCAGGTTTGACCCGGAATATTTTTGGGAAAGGTGAAGGCGAAAAGAAAAAGCCCCGCATCTGCTGCAGGGCTTTGTCAAGATCAGTTCAACAAAGGTATTTCTACAGAAGACCCGCATGCGCCATGGCAGCGTCAATGGCAGCCTTGGTGCTGTCCTCCAGGCCCGTCAGCGGAGAGCGGACCTCGTCAGAACACAGGCCCAGCTTGCTGAGCCCGTATTTGGCGCCGACCAGACCTGGCTCGATAAAGATCGCCTCGTGCAGGGGCATCAGTTTGTCCTGATACGCCAGCGCTTTGGCGTAGTCGCCCGCAAGAGTTGCCGCCTGGAATTCAGCGCAGAGTTTTGGCGCAATATTTGCCGTCACCGAGATGCAGCCAACACCACCGTGGGCGTTAAAGCCCAGAGCGGTGGCGTCTTCACCGGAGAGCTGCACAAAATCGGTACCACAGCTGGCACGCTGCTGGCTGACACGGGCGATATCGCCGGTGGCATCCTTGACGCCAATGATGCGCGGAAGTTTGGCCAGTTCTGCCATGGTGGCAGGCGTCATGTCGACGATCGAGCGACCGGGAATATTATAAATGATGATCGGCACATCGGCGCAGTCATGGGCCGCCTGGAAATGCGCCAGCAAACCGCGCTGTGTCGGTTTGTTGTAGTAGGGGGTCACCACCAAAGCGGCATCGGCGCCGACCTTCTGGGCAAACTCGACAAAACGAATCGTCTCGACCGTGTTATTGGACCCGGCACCGGCAATCACCGGCACACGCCCCGCTGCGGCTTTGACCACCTCGGCAATCACCGCTTCGTGTTCCTCGTGGGTGAGGGTAGGGCTTTCGCCGGTGGTGCCAACCGGCACCAAACCGCTTGAACCTTCGGCAATGTGCCAATCGACCAAGCGTTTAAGCGCATCCAGATCCAACGCGCCGTTTTGAAACGGGGTGACGAGGGCTGGCATAGAGCCTTTAAACATGGGTGCGCTCCCTTAGCTGATGGTCGTGACAGGCGGAGGCCCGCCTTCATTGTGGACATGACCAGATTTTGTGTTGATACCGGCCATTCTCGGATTATCGTCAATGGCTCTATCCCCGGATCCACTATAAAAGCAAGCCATGACACGCATTTTGCTCCTGATATCGCTGATCCTGATGCTTGGATCCGTCGCCACAGCCCAGCCGCAACAACTGGCCCAGGCTCTGGACTTCGCACGCTCCGAGAACTGGTCGCAAGCTCTGCAAACCGCCGGAGCCAAGGGATCGGTGTCACGCGACATTGTTGAATGGCACCGGTTGCGGGCCAAAGAAGGCACGGCAGAGGATGTGGAGAGCTTTTTGGCGCGGCGACCGGACTGGCCCGGCCTGCCCTATCTGCGGCGTCGCAATGAAGAGCTGATCATCGAAAAATCGCACCAGCGCGTGCGCGCCTTTTTTGCCGATCAGCCGCCCCAGACCCCGGAAGGGGCGGCCAGCCTGGCACGTGCGCTTTTTGCCAAGGGGGATCAAACCCGTGGCCAGGCAGAACTGATCCGGGCCTGGCAAAACATGCCAATGAGCGCAGAGACCCAAGAGGCCTATCTTGCGGACCATGCCACGCTTTTGAAACCGCATCATGCCACCCGGTTGCGCCAACTGCTGTGGGAGAGGCACGATGTGAGCGCGACGCGGATGCTGCCGCTGGTTGGCGAGGCCGAGCGCGCCCTGGCAGAGGCGCGTCTTGCGCTACAAAAGCAAGCCAATGGGGTGGATACAAAAATCGAGGCCATTCCGGCAGCGCTGCAGGATGATCCGGGCCTCGCCTATGATCGTTTTGTCTGGCGCGACCGCAAAAACCGCCAGGACGACGCCGTTGCCCTGATGATAGACCGCAGCACCAGCGCCAAGGCCCTGGGACAGCCAGAAAAATGGCTGCGCCGCCGCAGGGATCTGGCGCGTCAGTTGATGCGAGATGGCAAGCATGAACGCGCCTATCAGCTGGCAGCGCATCATTTTGCCACGCCAGAGGTTGGCTACGGCTATTCTGATTGCGAATGGCTCGCGGGCTATATCGCGCTGCGTAAACTCAAGGATGCAGAACTGGCCGTGTATCATTTTGAACGGTTTCTAGCATCTGTCGAGACGCCAATTTCGGTGGGACGTGGCGGCTATTGGCTGGGCCGGGCCCATGCCGCCCTTGGGGAGGTGGACAAGGCGCATGCGGCCTATGCCAAAGGCGCCGCGTATCAGACATCCTTTTATGGACTTTTGGCAGCAGAAACCCTGGGACGAACGTTTGATCCTGCGCTTGCCACACCGCCACAGCTGCCATCCTGGCGCAATGCTGCCTTTCTTGACTCATCGGTGATTGAGGCCGCCTTGCTGCTGTTGCAGGCAGGCGATCTTACCCTGGCAGAGCGGTTCTTCACCCACCAGGTTGAGAGCCTGTCACCGCTTGAGGCGCAGCAGATAGGGCAGATGGCTGTTGACATGAAAGAGCCGCATCTGGCGGTGATGATTGCCAAACGCGCCGCCCAGGCTGGTGTAGAACTGCAGGGAGCCTATTACCCCCTGCACCCTGTCGCCCTGCAAAAACTGCCAATGGCCTCTGAGATGACGCTGGCGATTGCCCGGCGCGAAAGCGAATTTGACCCTTTGGTGATCAGCCACGCCGGCGCGCGCGGTCTGATGCAGCTCATGCCGGCCACTGCCAAACTGGTGGCCACAGAACTGGATATCCTGGCCAAACATGAAACCGCCCGCCTGACGGCAGAATGGGACTACAACGCGGAATTGGGCAGCCAGTACCTGGCCGGGCTGGCGGCTGAGTTCAACGGCAATGTGGTGATGATGGCGGCCGGGTATAATGCCGGCCCACGTCGGCCAACCGCCTGGATGCAACGCTATGGCGATCCCCGCAGCGGCAACCCGGACATCATCGACTGGATTGAACATATTCCCTTTAACGAGACCCGCAACTACGTGATGCGGGTCACCGAAAGCCTGCCTGTCTATCGCGCCCGGCTGGGCAAGACGCCCCTGCCTGTCCCG
This genomic interval carries:
- a CDS encoding TSUP family transporter; the encoded protein is MELPFDLTAGQGAYLAAALFAAAYIRGYSGFGFSAIFIILAALTTNPLPLIPVIFACEITMTLFQARGIRAHVDWSRVRPLLIGAAIATIPSVTVMAHLGENQARLAISAVILMLSLILLSGWQLRRQIGFGGNLSVGFLSGMVNSAGVGGLPAAAFLTAQPLAPAVFRATMIVFLTGIDLMALPVMHANGLTGGETLIGVLLAFPILGLGIWAGGLRFSSASQAQFRRVIVILLTLFSVLNILKVVL
- a CDS encoding molybdopterin oxidoreductase family protein, yielding MTFQQPRVETSPKVSDEIRQTTCYMCACRCGINVHMKTNEDGKKEVAYIEGNRDHPVNKGVLCAKGSAGIMQVNAPSRLKAPLKRVGPRGSGEFEEISWDEALEIAAGWLEPIRQDDPSKLAFFTGRDQSQSFTGFWAQNFGTCNYAAHGGFCSVNMATAGIYTMGGAFWEFGQPDWDHTKLFMLFGVAEDHDSNPIKMGLGKIKARGARVIGVNPIRSGYNAIADDWVGITPGTDGLFILALVHELMKAGKIDLDYLSRYTNAPVLVNQDPNSPDKGLFLRDDHGTPLVINRKSGKLAPFDMHGVRPDLGGSFKMGDVTHVSVFQLMAQRYLKDKYAPEAVAERCGIPAKRIRAIAAELARVAFDEAFELDQEWTDFRGEKHDKMIGRPVAMHAMRGVSAHANGFQTCRALHVLQILLGTVEAPGGFRFKPRYPKPVEAHPAPHCRVTPNKPLDGPHLGFVHGPEHLALKSDGSPARIDKAFTWENPMSSHGLMHMVISNAHAGDPYKIDTLFMYMANMSWNSSMNTGGVIEMLTDKDADGDYKIPRIIYSDAYSSEMVAYADLILPDTTYLERYDCISMLDRPICEADGAADAIRWPVIEPDRDVRGFQTVLVQLANKMKLPGFTHEDGSAKWQDYADYIINHERKPGIGPLAGFRGPDGDKSGRGAPNPQQLDKYIKNGGFFVEHIPTEASYFKPWNMAYQDWAVGMGLYDSPQPYLFQLYVEPMRKFQLAAEGHGERQPPEHLRQRIKDTMDPLPIWYQTDQQGNEGFTVNALTQRPMAMYHSWGSQNAWLRQLHGHNPLYMPTKLMRQHDLADGDWARISSPHGEITVPVMEMAALNDNTVWTWNAIGKRKGTWGLQEDAPEATKGFLLNHLIHELMPAKGDGLRWANSDPITGQAAWFDLKVKIEKAGAPQDFTESQPTLASIKSPVGTGPKNLAWKVGK
- a CDS encoding YeiH family protein, whose amino-acid sequence is MPSRTRQKVQTLRASSKKLFPGVAVALIVAVTAQFLADHYATPAMLLALLLGIAVSFLGEEGKTVPGVAFSARSLLRLGIALLGVRVSMGLMMALGWDLIALVVGGVIATIGFGLLVARFFGHGWRFALLTAGSVAICGASAAMAISAILPRDERSEERLIFTVMGVTVLSTIAMIAYPVLVNFLALNPVQAGVFLGGTIHDVAQVVGAGFSISEQTGDTATLVKLMRVAMLAPIVLMASLMIRSFAELPKDGPRPPLLPGFVVAFLLLAGLNSFGLIPAIVSDFLSQWSRWLLLTAIAAVGMKTNLKQVLAVGGAAIALIILETAFIAGLILAGITVLT
- a CDS encoding acetate/propionate family kinase; the protein is MSDPTDILVLNTGSSSVKFAVFDAQLHERISGVADGIGGSGILRIGAHKEVLALPDHRQALMAVLDRLTQRGTGPDSLRAVAHRVVHGGTSLTMPTRITPTVRAAIQACVPLAPLHNPHALLAIDALDHLAPDLPQYASFDTAFHATTPEVASRYALPPQAEALGLRRYGFHGLSYASVCRRLPEISAAPLPARLLALHLGNGASICAIKNGQSVGTTMGYSPLEGLTMGTRVGTLDPNATLRLAEEIGLRETKEMLNTQSGLAGLSGGLSDMRALEQAGTPEAQFAIEHFCYWAIRHGHSLIGAMGGCDAIAFTGGIGENARNIRARILDGFAWLGCSIDPEKNAQNAPCLTTSTATPTAWIVPTEEERQIALDADTLIGAAT
- a CDS encoding sigma-70 family RNA polymerase sigma factor, whose amino-acid sequence is MTHQATDPETEVFLQMRPRLFAAAYRMLGSVSDAEDILQEAYLRWQRADRSLVQAPAGYLIRITTRLCLDQIKSARVRRETYPGEWLPEPVLTEDPTALLDQDVTVALLLALERLSPLERAAFLLHDIFDGAYADIAATLNRSPEACRQLAARARRKVQQLSPKAPEPSQHGMVLAEAFFRASKTGDTAALSQLLAQDVVLISDGGGKATAALNPIYGVDRVARLLDGVARKAGRRLPANWRLCRLNRLPAVLSRAEDGVLETAAIEIQDGRITRIYVTRNPDKTRHLEMALV
- a CDS encoding dimethyl sulfoxide reductase anchor subunit family protein, producing the protein MHPAPSVILFTTLSGLGFGLLAFLGLGYPGVTGWVAFVFYAIAYGLAVGGLLASTFHLGHPERALKAFSQWRTSWLSREGICAVAALLVMGLYAIGAVFFENLWPVLGMIGAGLSLGTVFTTSMIYTQLKTIPRWNMPLTPVMFLSFSLAGGALLAGQESLATWLLLAAAAVQLAYWWQGDKAFAASGTTMASATGLGAEGATVRAFEPPHTGSNYLLREFVHVVGRRHAQKLRAIALILGFALPVLFLVLPVDSSLVKHLLAAFAVLSHMAGIAVSRWLFFAQAEHVVGLYYGKR
- a CDS encoding carboxymuconolactone decarboxylase family protein translates to MTARIDQFAAAPDLMKSMLAMEETIVGSGLEHSLIELVKLRASQINHCAFCIHMHTHDARANGESDTRMHLLHAWQESSLFTPRERAALGWTECLTEVATRGAPDSAYAALAAQFDRREQVAVTLLITTINAWNRLAIGFAMPHPVDQEAATA
- a CDS encoding 4Fe-4S dicluster domain-containing protein; the protein is MTELPTTTSRKMGLVIDLDTCVGCHACVISCKGWNTENYGAPLSDQDAYGAAPVGTFLNRVHSFEVQPAATAAQPAPAAQLIHFPKSCLHCEDAPCVTVCPTGASYKRVEDGIVLVNESDCIGCGLCAWSCPYGARELDLAEGVMKKCTLCVDRIYNENLPEVDRVPSCVRTCPAGARHFGDLGDPDSAVSQLVVERGGMDLMPEMGTKPVNKYLPPRPKDKLEEQIDILAPLLAPVTETPGGFLGWLDKALDKLPGESSSQSSGQSPDQSSGGIA